One Sphingomonas sp. SUN039 genomic window carries:
- a CDS encoding thermonuclease family protein, whose amino-acid sequence MAQFGIGRRRGRDSGFMLLLGGALAAGAGIGTLVELPRTAPALETGVPLTAVSRQFGSCHTGGGIDCVVDGDTFWMDGEKIRIADIDAPETHPSRCMEEARLGSAATDRLQALLNAGPVELAIADRDTDRYGSKLRIVRRDGRSVGAMLVDEGLARPWEGHRRPWCDDEASV is encoded by the coding sequence ATGGCACAGTTCGGGATCGGCAGGCGGCGCGGGCGCGATAGCGGTTTCATGCTGTTGCTCGGCGGGGCGCTGGCGGCAGGGGCGGGGATCGGCACGCTGGTCGAGCTGCCGCGCACGGCCCCGGCCTTGGAAACCGGCGTGCCCCTAACCGCGGTCTCGCGACAGTTCGGGTCGTGCCACACCGGCGGCGGCATCGATTGTGTCGTCGACGGCGATACCTTCTGGATGGACGGCGAGAAGATCCGCATCGCCGATATCGACGCGCCCGAAACGCACCCGTCGCGCTGCATGGAAGAGGCGCGATTGGGCAGTGCCGCGACCGACCGGCTACAGGCGTTGCTGAACGCGGGGCCGGTAGAACTCGCAATCGCCGACCGCGACACCGACCGCTACGGGAGCAAGCTGCGGATCGTGCGGCGCGACGGACGGTCGGTCGGCGCGATGCTGGTCGACGAAGGGCTGGCGCGCCCCTGGGAAGGGCACCGGCGACCGTGGTGCGACGACGAAGCTAGCGTTTGA
- the ppa gene encoding inorganic diphosphatase, giving the protein MRIDLIPAGDNPPDSINVVIEVPIGGEPVKYELDKASGALFVDRILHTSMRYPANYGFVPHTLGEDGDPLDALVIARSPIIPGAVIRVRPVGVLLMEDDKGGDEKLITVPVDTTFPYYSEIGTHDDLPPIVTQQIEHFFAHYKDLEPGKWAKLNGWGTADDAKRIIVECIERAKLHP; this is encoded by the coding sequence ATGCGCATCGACCTTATCCCCGCCGGGGACAATCCACCCGACAGCATCAACGTCGTCATCGAAGTGCCCATCGGCGGCGAGCCGGTGAAGTACGAGCTCGACAAGGCGAGCGGCGCACTGTTCGTCGACCGTATCCTGCACACGTCGATGCGCTATCCGGCCAACTACGGGTTCGTACCCCATACGCTGGGCGAGGACGGCGATCCATTGGACGCGCTGGTCATTGCGCGGTCGCCGATCATCCCCGGCGCGGTCATCCGGGTGCGGCCGGTCGGCGTGCTTCTCATGGAGGACGACAAGGGCGGCGACGAAAAGCTGATCACCGTGCCGGTCGACACCACTTTCCCCTATTATAGCGAAATCGGCACGCACGACGATCTGCCGCCGATCGTGACGCAGCAGATCGAACATTTCTTCGCGCACTACAAAGACCTCGAGCCCGGCAAATGGGCCAAGCTCAACGGCTGGGGTACCGCCGACGACGCCAAGCGCATCATCGTCGAGTGCATCGAGCGGGCGAAGCTGCACCCGTGA
- a CDS encoding helix-turn-helix transcriptional regulator, translated as MSSAARLPVSAAGLNDRELAVLRLLASGHTAKSIAAQLGCSEAAINERLREARRKTGTGSSRELARRLAAQKIWDENIDLGTPEVAVQGWSRPETIGSDWSKGTLVMLISLTMAALGYAATTVSSVEQAATAPSAVATAGPMPLEGTWSLDVARIPEDERPRRVTITFRASADRTWTTLVDIVAGDGSIAHAESRATVGGAPVPVVSSLKIADTVALRQPAAGTLVMTLGRAGTPVSTRVYTVAPDRKSMTETIIWAGSEIPKLETTYFNRVD; from the coding sequence GTGTCGTCTGCCGCCCGCCTGCCTGTCTCCGCCGCCGGTCTCAACGATCGCGAATTGGCGGTTCTTCGGCTGCTGGCGTCGGGCCACACCGCAAAGTCGATTGCGGCCCAGCTTGGCTGTTCGGAAGCGGCGATAAACGAACGCTTGCGTGAAGCGCGGCGCAAGACCGGCACGGGCAGCAGCCGCGAACTTGCCCGGCGACTGGCTGCCCAGAAAATTTGGGACGAAAATATCGATCTGGGGACGCCCGAAGTCGCGGTGCAGGGCTGGTCGCGGCCCGAAACGATCGGGTCGGACTGGTCGAAAGGAACTTTGGTGATGCTGATCTCGCTAACGATGGCAGCCCTTGGATATGCCGCGACGACGGTGTCGTCGGTGGAACAGGCTGCAACGGCGCCGTCTGCCGTCGCGACAGCCGGACCGATGCCTCTGGAAGGTACATGGTCGCTGGACGTAGCGCGTATCCCCGAAGATGAGCGACCGAGGCGGGTGACGATCACGTTTCGCGCGTCGGCGGACCGGACCTGGACAACGCTGGTAGATATCGTCGCCGGAGACGGTTCGATCGCGCACGCCGAATCGCGCGCAACCGTGGGCGGCGCACCCGTGCCGGTCGTCAGCAGTCTGAAGATAGCTGATACCGTCGCGCTGCGTCAGCCCGCGGCGGGCACGCTGGTCATGACGCTCGGCCGCGCCGGCACCCCGGTATCGACGCGCGTCTACACGGTCGCGCCGGACCGCAAGAGCATGACCGAGACGATCATCTGGGCCGGAAGCGAAATTCCGAAGCTGGAGACGACCTACTTCAACCGGGTCGACTGA
- a CDS encoding M61 family metallopeptidase translates to MYLRPLAALLLLSAAAPALAANSAPQPLPIVDTIPAARDIPYPGTMTLKVDATDTDQNIFKVQQTIPVAKAGPMTLLFPAWLPGNHAPRGQVEKVAGLVVKAGGQVLLWKRDPVDVYAFHVDVPSGTRALDVSFSFLSATVADQGRIQVTREMLNLQWEAVSLYPAGYFTRRIPVTATVTYPAGWQAATALRPTATTGNTVTYGTVNYEVLVDSPVFAGKYFRKDDLGQGVTLNTVADSAKELVVSDEVLGKHRELVTQTVKLFGARHFDHYDFLHAITDRMGGIGLEHHRSSENQNDPGYFTDFANSLPDHNLLPHEFTHSWNGKFRRGADMWTPDFKTPMRGSLLWVYEGQTQFWGHVLEARSGLTSKQDKLDALAGIAAALDNRPAREWRSLDDTTNDPVISARRPKGWLSYQRSEDYYNEGLLIWTEADAIIRQGMNGAKGMDDFAKAFFGINDGDWGEVTYTFDDVVSTLNGVYPYTWREFLTDRLTQKDRAPLGGFERSGYKLVYTDTPSNFIKQGMKANKFLDLTYSLGINVAKAKITAVQWNGPAFKAGLTVGPEIVAVNGVPYSEDVLKAAVTAAKGGTAPIRLTLKTDTLVRDVNVQWNGGLRYPKFEKAAGAPDGPLDRLLAARP, encoded by the coding sequence ATGTACCTGCGTCCCCTCGCCGCCCTGCTTCTCCTCTCCGCTGCTGCCCCCGCGCTCGCCGCGAACAGCGCGCCGCAGCCGTTGCCGATCGTCGATACGATCCCGGCGGCGCGCGACATCCCCTATCCCGGCACGATGACGCTGAAGGTCGATGCGACCGACACCGACCAGAATATCTTCAAGGTCCAGCAGACCATCCCGGTCGCCAAGGCGGGGCCGATGACCCTGTTGTTCCCGGCATGGCTGCCCGGCAACCACGCCCCGCGCGGGCAGGTCGAAAAAGTCGCGGGGCTGGTCGTCAAGGCAGGCGGGCAGGTGCTGTTGTGGAAACGCGATCCCGTCGATGTCTATGCCTTTCATGTCGATGTCCCGTCGGGGACGCGGGCGCTCGACGTGAGTTTCAGCTTCCTGTCGGCCACCGTCGCCGACCAGGGCCGAATCCAGGTGACGCGCGAAATGCTGAACCTGCAATGGGAAGCGGTGTCGCTCTATCCGGCGGGCTATTTCACGCGCCGGATTCCGGTGACGGCGACGGTGACCTATCCGGCGGGCTGGCAGGCGGCGACGGCGCTGCGGCCCACCGCCACGACAGGCAATACGGTCACCTATGGCACGGTGAACTATGAAGTTCTCGTCGATTCGCCGGTCTTTGCCGGCAAATATTTCCGCAAGGACGATCTGGGTCAGGGGGTCACGCTCAACACCGTTGCCGACAGCGCGAAGGAGCTGGTCGTCAGCGACGAGGTGCTGGGCAAGCATCGCGAGTTGGTGACGCAGACAGTCAAATTGTTCGGCGCGCGGCACTTCGACCATTATGATTTCCTCCACGCGATCACCGACCGCATGGGCGGGATCGGCCTCGAACATCACCGGTCGAGCGAGAACCAGAACGATCCGGGCTATTTCACCGATTTCGCGAACAGCCTGCCCGACCATAATCTGCTGCCGCACGAATTCACGCACAGCTGGAACGGCAAGTTCCGGCGCGGGGCGGACATGTGGACGCCTGATTTCAAGACGCCGATGCGCGGGTCGCTGCTGTGGGTGTACGAGGGACAAACCCAATTCTGGGGGCATGTCCTCGAAGCGCGATCGGGCCTGACCTCGAAACAGGACAAGCTCGATGCGCTGGCCGGGATTGCGGCGGCGCTCGACAACCGGCCAGCGCGCGAATGGCGGTCGCTCGACGACACCACCAACGACCCCGTCATCAGTGCGCGGCGGCCCAAGGGCTGGCTGAGCTATCAACGCAGCGAGGATTATTACAACGAAGGGCTGCTGATCTGGACCGAGGCCGATGCAATCATCCGGCAGGGGATGAACGGCGCCAAGGGGATGGACGATTTCGCCAAGGCGTTTTTCGGCATCAACGACGGCGACTGGGGCGAGGTGACCTACACTTTCGACGATGTCGTGAGCACGCTGAACGGGGTCTATCCCTATACGTGGCGCGAATTCCTGACCGACCGGCTGACGCAGAAGGACCGCGCGCCTTTGGGCGGGTTCGAGCGGAGCGGCTACAAGCTGGTCTACACCGACACGCCGAGCAATTTCATCAAGCAGGGGATGAAGGCGAACAAGTTCCTCGACCTGACCTATTCGTTGGGCATCAACGTCGCCAAGGCAAAGATCACCGCCGTCCAGTGGAATGGCCCGGCGTTCAAGGCGGGGCTGACGGTGGGGCCGGAGATCGTCGCGGTAAACGGCGTACCGTACAGCGAGGATGTGCTGAAGGCGGCAGTGACCGCGGCCAAGGGCGGCACCGCGCCGATCCGGCTGACGCTCAAGACCGACACACTGGTCCGCGACGTCAATGTCCAGTGGAACGGCGGCCTGCGCTACCCGAAGTTCGAGAAGGCGGCAGGCGCACCCGATGGACCGTTGGACCGGTTGCTGGCGGCGCGGCCGTAA
- a CDS encoding DUF1345 domain-containing protein, with the protein MATKRTLGQRVAPARFLAFLVIFAVAFAASFAALGWSRALMTGFDVAAVFFLLAITPILRTSGKATMRQHAEENDANRVVLLILTSVTMIAILTAVFSELSVKDGGGPPKGLIVGTLALAWLFSNTIYALHYAHVFYVEGSKGGLKFSGTGDPDYSDFVYFAFTLGMTFQTSDTAVETRHMRRIVTVHSLLAFVFNIGVLAFTINVLGGG; encoded by the coding sequence ATGGCCACCAAACGCACACTCGGGCAACGCGTCGCGCCTGCCCGGTTCCTTGCCTTCCTCGTGATCTTCGCCGTGGCGTTCGCTGCATCGTTTGCCGCGCTGGGCTGGAGCCGCGCGTTGATGACGGGGTTCGATGTCGCCGCCGTGTTCTTCCTGCTCGCAATCACCCCGATCCTGCGCACTAGCGGCAAAGCGACGATGCGCCAGCATGCCGAGGAGAACGACGCCAATCGCGTCGTCCTGCTCATCCTTACCAGCGTCACGATGATCGCCATCCTGACGGCCGTATTCAGCGAATTGTCGGTGAAGGACGGCGGCGGCCCGCCCAAGGGGCTGATCGTCGGGACGCTGGCGCTCGCCTGGCTGTTCTCCAACACGATCTATGCGCTGCACTACGCGCATGTGTTTTACGTCGAAGGGTCGAAGGGCGGGTTGAAGTTTTCAGGGACCGGCGATCCCGATTACAGCGACTTCGTCTATTTCGCCTTCACGCTGGGCATGACGTTCCAGACGTCGGATACCGCCGTCGAAACGCGGCACATGCGCCGGATCGTGACGGTGCACAGCCTGCTTGCCTTCGTCTTCAACATCGGGGTGCTGGCGTTCACGATCAATGTGCTGGGGGGCGGCTAG